CGGTGAGTTCCACTGAGTAACGCACAATCAGCACATTTTGCCCCTGCAGCTCTCCGTGGGGGTCCTACAGGAACACAAAGAACACGGTGAGAATCATAAAGTGAGAACAAATTGTGAAAATGTGCATAATAAGTGGTTCAGACAAAAATAAACTGTTATTATTAACTCGCCCTCATGTCATTTAAGCCCACAtgaattacacaaaaaaaagacAGAAGATGATTAGCTAAATTTGAGAgatgctctttaaaaaaaaaaaaacagtggaGTGACATTAAGCATtgcccgaaaatagttcccttgattactttcaatagcaggggattattttcaggtgctgcgtaGTATCATTGCGCcccctgcagccatgttatggcagcaaagtccttgattattacgccagtttgagagtatggTTCCTAGTAAAATCTGtatagaaaatcgcaacttttaattttctgttggtcttagtacacgatgtaactacagaagagtcaagttttaaatgggaaaaatatccaaactgtttggttatttttagcgtgatgctaatggtctaatcagattcaatgaattatgctaagctatgctaaaaatggtagcgccagacccggagatcagctgaatggattccaaaacggtaaaaatcaaatgtttaacactagaagagctggaaaatttgcatattttcaaaaaagtggagtgtccctttaatgcaaGTTTAGTAAAAATCAGTCGTTCATGCTTGACAGTCATGGTCACCATGCACTTTAATAATATGAGCAAATGCAGTTTGGACAGGGGCCACATCTGAAAACTTAGGCAGCTGATAGTTGCCTTGCTTGCTCATGTGGGAATGACTTCGAAGCCACCTTTATACATGTAGGAAGTTCCGGAAACATATTCGGACATCTTTCATAGGCAGCGTAACAGAATTCACACATGATgtaaaaacttaaattaaaaccAAACCTGCGCAGGGTCGACGTTTCCTTGCTCTTTCACACCGTAATGATGCATGAAGATATCGGCCTGTGTCACACCTCCTGTGGCGGCCTCCACAAAATCAGGAAGTAGCTCTCTGATCTCTCCTGCTGTCCACACACAAAACGCTCCCTCTCGTTTCTCAGTGGATTCGGTCGTGGGAAAGGAATCTGCGTCCTCAGCGCTATAAAACCCACCAGACTACAGATGgcagaaaaaaatgtgttttatttagtttttgccACTTGTTTGCAAAAGGTTTATTGTGGCATCTAGTGGGGGGTCATTACTTTTTTGCTGGCAGAAGGTTCTACATGTTGTTTTAGGTGTAATGACAAGTTGATAATTTATAGCACAGAAGGAAGTTTGGTTATCTGTTGGTAAAGGTTTGCAGAAAAAGCTTGTATACACTTTTTACACTTGTGTACTGTGTCAAGGGACACTGTCATGAAACTTAAATCCAGATTTCTAAACATAgctacccagcaagcaattttacCTTTAAAAGACGTCTTAAAGTGGTCCAAACCCAGCCCAGACAACTAGGCTTTAACGTAGCAAAATTTGGGTTGTCATTGAAATTTTTATAGACATATAACCATACCcccaaaaataaattacataaaataaatctgAAATCTTGTattcactgttgactttgcttacatgatggactTTCATACATCTGTATAAGTTAAAAATGACATGTGGTGACGTGATTATGCGTCTGGTCCAAACTTCACTTccagtttctgtttgtttaatggtctgactagttgctgaaactgaactctaACAAATACCTTAGTcgaaataacaaatgttttagtttcctaggtaatctacgtgttgtttatttagcttgttatataaataaactacttaaaacggattttgttgttatttattcttagctgagtttaccggaagttacatgttttccacgaaagccgcttgtttatgttgttactgctgaaaccgtctataagatGGCAGTTACTCTTTGCTGCTGCCCAACCTGGTACTTTTCCAGCTGGAGCTGAAGCAGCATGACTGATACCAAAAGAGGCCTCACCTTGTCGCTTAAGTCTCTGGAGACGTAAAGCAACACGTCACGAGCCACATCTGCAAAAAAGTGTTCCCCAGACACCTGCAGAAATTAACAGCAAGAATAAAACAACACCTCACTGATGCAAGAGATGTAGATCTAGAACATGTTAGATAATTCTTAAAATCATCTTAACTTTATAAACACAGTCTAcactctttaaaatataaaacccATACGACATTAACACATTTATAATACACAAATACATTCTTTATTATGTCTGCAAACTCTTAATAAGTAACACATACTGAATAGCCTCACCTGGTAAGCAGTGATATAAGCCACAGCAAGCTGGGCTTGATCATACAACATCTTTTCAAAATGAGGAACATGCCAGGAGGAATCTGTCGAGTATCTATGAAAACCCtgtgaaaagaaagaaagaaagaaagaaagaaagatagaaagaaagaaaggggTTTAATGAGGTTGTGTATTATGATAAATTATTAACAAGGCCGCATTTACACTGCCTGTTTGAAGTGACTCATTTTTCCCCTCAAGTGACACAGATCGCATATGACCCACAGACGTATAAGCAGTAAAAAAAGAGCATAAAATCAGATATTCTCAGATCGGTTTTCAGGCCACATTTATATTTGGAAATAAATCGGTATGAATCAGATACATGCATTCGAGTGATTCtaacgaaatccagatttagaaggcaatttttttttgcaaatctaagattaaggtctgaacttactataaccattatttttagaggatttaaaaatatttcccatataattatttacattttttagattatcattatcaaaaattataattaccgcaacatgatattacattaaatatatgcatttacaaactcgtGTTTCGTtgatgagaactaaaaagttgtctaggtactatgacaaacaaaatttcaacttttatttggagagaaaaaataagaactgcttacctggtagccatcttgtgtgtcacagtcaattatgtcccttccaaccatttttttttttttttttttttgaaaatgttagttccttgaatGCTTAAACAATAATGGAAAactgttgcggaggatgagaatatcggtcttggacacatttatattccttattattgtctctacatttaccaatgattacaaaataccacatgtttctttactgtaaatgtttatagtataacatgcactgaagctttttatttagttttatttttttaattataaatatttccatgtcaaagaacccaaatccagtcatggacacattgcggtaatgaaaaatttccccttaaatgtgaaaaaaaaaacaaaatttgtttgtatgatgtcatttgaaatcatgtgcaaaatactACATGAAGAGATTTTTgcaactgtatgcttcttattttgatagcatttactttcattatcaaaatgtttcatgacacctcataagtgtTTTGTCCGCAATGTAAGTGGACAAATTCGGATCTGCCCATCTCAAAAGTGACCTGTCCGTCATTACAAATGTGACGCCTGGCAAATTACGTCAACTCAGGTGGACACCACCTGCCATCTTCTTAGTAGAGCATTGGAGGACAATGGCTCCGCTTAGTGGACTAATGTTGAAGTTTTATGTcttgttacagaaataaagctATGTAATCTTGCATAATCATTTTGTCTGTGTCCATTGCATATCGGATTCGCAACATTTTACTTCCTCTGTGCTGTTCCGGATCAGTATGACTACCTTAAATTCTTTGTGTAAAGTGTTAAGTGTAAATGCAGATATCAGATACAAGTCGCACTAAAAAGATGGCGTACTAGgtcgtaaaaaaaaattcagaaatgggcatcaagatttgcagtgtaaatccagCCTAAATGGACAAAGAGCTTTTGACTTTGTGTCTGCATCTCACCTGTGCCACGTGGTCATGAATGCCTCCTAGTGCCATCATTCTGAGAGTGTGAAGAGCCATATGCAACGCTTCTGCTCCTTCGGAGGTTGCTCGATTTACTGCCCAGAATGACATCAGGAACATCAGGTTCACTGTTGaaaagagacaaacaaagtcattCTGTATCCTTTATGTAAAGAAATATTTGACATATAATTCACAAACAAGATATTAGTAGTAAACAGTAGTAAACaagatattttgttttatgtgttCCTTATATAAACAAAACAGTATTTTCTGACAAATCCTTAATGAATACTAAGCTGTGTAAAGTTTTAGTGACAAGTTCTTATTTACGTTAATTTCATGTTTGTTTACCTGGTGAAGGGAACTTTGGTGCCTCTGTAAAACCTCCATATTCCTCCTCATAGGAGTGAGCCAGCTGCTGAAAACATCTGTTGGCAACATCTGGGCCGGATGGAGGAGTTTCTCCAGGGTTGGCAGAGATTGCTGTCCCCTTTCTAAGGGCTTCCAGTACTCTCTCTCCACTGGACTCCAATGTTTCTCTGTTATTCTGCCACTAAAACACGAAGTATGAAGGTACTCACACATCAGGTTACCCTAAACTGTGGTCCTCTGGGCTGGGGTGGCTATATtatgttttaatatttgtactagTAAACCGAATACTGAACTTTATCTAGGCTAAAAATTAAACAAGCCTAGGttgactttttcttttttttgacaaTAATTGAATTTgggaaaattaaaaaataaagaaagtaatTATCAAATTAAGATATATAACTAAAATTAAGATCTAAATTATAAGTTCACCTTACTTGTTCTACAATTCGTAGAAGCACAGTTTTTAGTCCAGCTCTTCTTCCCATGTCTCTGGGTGGGAAGTATGTTCCACCTATGAACGGCCGGAGATCTGGTGTAAGCCAAACGCTCATTGGccaaccaccaccaccactGGTTGCCTAGGCAACAAGCagttaattgtattttaatcATTCAATACTCATAAGTTACTATGTATGTAACACCAATTCAAGCAGTCCAAACCTGCACAAATGTCATGTAAACTTTGTCAACGTCGGGCCTCTCCTCTCTGTCCACCTTTATGCACACAAAGTTCTCGCTGAGGATTTTTCCAATCTCCTCATCTTCAAAGGATTCCCTCTCCATCACGTGACACCAGTGACAGGTGGAATAACCCACTAGAAGCAGTAACAATGAATGACTTGAGGCTGGCATGCCAAAACTCTAAATAAAACATGGGTGCAAGATACTTTCAAGTATACCGTTATGTTACCTGACAGAAAAATTGGTTTGTCTTCATTCTTCGCTTTGTCAAAGGCCTCTTTCCCCCATGGATACCTGTTACAGAAGGATAAAACAATGTACTTCAGTCCAAAGACTGTCACAAATCTGAAAACAGAAATTAAAAGTAAGTTCTGTGGATGTGACCCTGAAGATCCCAGAGCCCCTCACCAATCCACAGGGTTGTGCGCATGCTGTAGTAGATAAGAGGACTTCTCTTTACTCAGGCGGTTGGTGTGTTTCGGAGGCTTTGATGTGGTTGGTCCATCACCTCCTGATGCCATGCTAAAGCAGACGGCTCCAGAAGATCTACAGAACAGCAGGTGAATGACCAAAAAATACAGCATGTAAATATGTACAACAGACACAGGACCTACAACTTCAACTCTGTGTGACGGGACTAAATGATAAACGTTTCGCCAATGTGCACTGGAAGATAGatctagctagatgtaacattACCATTGCCAACAAACAATATAAACACAGAGATTCTAATGGATTTAATGGTTATAATGGAAATTGTATTGGTTTTAATGGAAGCTTTAAAGTGTGGATTAAccctatttcatgcattctgacttattaacacagctAAAcctaggcaaagtgtcaaaaaagcagttggatgtGTGACAGAGTAATTCTGTGCTGAATGCACTTCACCAGGGTTTGTAcaagtttctgaaagtttttAGTACATCTTACATAGCATGTAGACCTTATGTTTTAATTCTTATATGGGCCCTTCACACAGAAAAGCACGCTTACACGCCAAGCGGGAGATTGAGAACGAgagctgacgtttcaggggtttctatacttatcacttctttttatgggcacttcccccagaAAACCCTGCCCACCTGTCAATCAGCTGGAGATGCTAGAACTTACAAAcatcaaaactcaacaatggcacgaaagaagaagtgtgtttttggatgtaaggagaagaaagccagcattatggaaagAATGGATAaagtttgtttatccggggtagcagctgAGTTTcgtgtgtgtttttgttaagTGCTGGATTTCGTTGAAAAGTCCAAACATGGTCATGAGTTGCTCGCGGTAAGAAAAACTActgtgttatgttggaaatgCACAATGCGTTAGTGCATATAATgcaaatgacacgaacatgtagtgaatcataagttatccagtgtTGTATCCTGTGTTGCTTGGCACCTCCCGCAGCTCGTGACTCCTCCAAATGTTtttaattccttacatttacatttaattccttacatttatatagcgctttttctcagtactcaaagcgctttacatatgaacgggggaatctcctcaaccaccaccaatgtgcagcatccacctggatgatgcgacggcagccatattgcgccagaacgctcaccacacaccagcttattagtggagaggagatagagtgatatagccaattagtatgagggatgattagtaggacaatgggcaagtttggccaggatgcctgggcacacccctactctttttcgaaggacatcctgggatttttaatgaccacagagagtcaggacctcggtttaacatCTCATCTGAAGGATGgtgcttttttgacagtatagtgtccccatcactatactggggtgttaggacccacacagactacagggtgagcaccccctgctggtctcactaacaccactaccagcagcaacctggtttttcccaagtggtctcccatccaagtactgaccaggctcagccctgcttagcttcagtgggcaagctgtcttgggctacagggtgatatttTTGTGCATTTCTGTAAACAATCACTAGAGCTgatttgtcttttataaatctgatcaaactaaagactctttagagatatgaaggatgtaatactactctataggtactcaagattaacatcaGACTTTAATGGTATATGTGGGTCTCTGGTAATGTGTTGGGATCTGTTGGTTACATTATTGCAttgtatggtatgttacgttatggtAATGTATGGTATGCTACGTAATGGGAACATATGGTATGTTACATTAAGCCAACTTATGGTATGTAACGTTATGGTAAGGTATGGTATTTGGTGGGATGACATCCTGTCAATGGAAACCAATACAACACCATTAAATTAGCCCCAAAACACACTATCTACTctgcataaagaaataaaataaaaaatgtttttaatggaaaacagtGGACGGTCCATAAAGTTAATGAAAAACATTCAAATGTGTATTGTTCTTTCAGCAGGGTACCCTTTAACCTTTATTCATGAGTCATGACATATCCATCTAATCTTAACCAAGTAGGCTACAGGTCCCTATATTGCTTTAACAGCGTTTTTTCAAAGCAAcacttaaaaatacaatttacaCATTGTATAAACTGTACATACACGTACAATTCATGTCAGCAAACTTCAGCAAAACTTAAAAGCCAATCTCACAGCAGAAGTTTTACTGCATGTAAACTCGGTGGGTTTGTAACGTAGCGCTACTTTTTTCAGACAGCTTAGGCACTTCAGAACA
The Paramisgurnus dabryanus chromosome 1, PD_genome_1.1, whole genome shotgun sequence genome window above contains:
- the spata20 gene encoding spermatogenesis-associated protein 20 translates to MMLRLGFARSPSPSTTRHIAQYSLFTGSFMRKNTPHTPYVHKSSGPAKAPQFVQKSVAFSFRLSWDSFRSSGAVCFSMASGGDGPTTSKPPKHTNRLSKEKSSYLLQHAHNPVDWYPWGKEAFDKAKNEDKPIFLSVGYSTCHWCHVMERESFEDEEIGKILSENFVCIKVDREERPDVDKVYMTFVQATSGGGGWPMSVWLTPDLRPFIGGTYFPPRDMGRRAGLKTVLLRIVEQWQNNRETLESSGERVLEALRKGTAISANPGETPPSGPDVANRCFQQLAHSYEEEYGGFTEAPKFPSPVNLMFLMSFWAVNRATSEGAEALHMALHTLRMMALGGIHDHVAQGFHRYSTDSSWHVPHFEKMLYDQAQLAVAYITAYQVSGEHFFADVARDVLLYVSRDLSDKSGGFYSAEDADSFPTTESTEKREGAFCVWTAGEIRELLPDFVEAATGGVTQADIFMHHYGVKEQGNVDPAQDPHGELQGQNVLIVRYSVELTAAHFGISVDRLSKLLAHARTKLAEVRRARPPPHLDTKMLASWNGLMLSGFARVGAVLEDEALLKQAEQAACFLKQHLWDDQGQKILHSCYRGNNMEVEQITSPIAGFLDDYAFVVCGLLDLFEAKQKVRWLEWAEELQQRQDELFWDSQGSGYFCSDPSDPTLLLALKQDQDGAEPSANSVSAMNLQRLSHLTGRREWMQRSQLLLAAFSDRLLKVPIALPDMVRSVLAQHYSLKQIVICGQPDAEDTASLISSVSSLFLPHKVLILSDGNNEGFLYKRLPILSTLVPQDGKATAYVCENFTCALPVTCPQVLRRLLLE